Proteins encoded within one genomic window of Siniperca chuatsi isolate FFG_IHB_CAS linkage group LG4, ASM2008510v1, whole genome shotgun sequence:
- the tpm1 gene encoding tropomyosin alpha-1 chain isoform X5, producing the protein MDAIKKKMQMLKLDKENALDRAEQAESDKKAAEDRSKQLDDEIRELEKKLRVTEDERDKVFEEFQTAEEKLLTAEEVATKAEGDVASLNRRIQLVEEELDRAQERLATALTKLEEAEKAADESERGMKVIENRAMKDEEKMELQEIQLKEAKHIAEEADRKYEEVARKLVIIEGDLERTEERAELSEGKCSELEEELKTVTNNLKSLEAQAEKYSQKEDKYEEEIKVLTDKLKEAETRAEFAERSVAKLEKTIDDLEEKLSQAKEENLDMHQMLDQTLMELNNL; encoded by the exons ATGGATGCCATCAAGAAGAAGATGCAGATGCTCAAGCTCGACAAGGAGAATGCCTTGGACAGAGCTGAGCAGGCTGAGTCAGACAAGAaagcagcagaggacagaagcaaaCAG TTAGACGACGAAATAAGAGAGTTGGAAAAGAAATTGCGTGTTACTGAAGACGAAAGAGATAAAGTGTTTGAGGAGTTCCAAACTGCTGAGGAAAAGCTGCTGACCGCTGAGGAGGTCGCCACCAAG GCTGAGGGAGATGTCGCTTCCCTTAACAGACGTATCCAGCTGGTTGAGGAGGAGTTGGATCGTGCTCAGGAGCGTCTGGCAACTGCCCTGACCAAGCTGGAGGAAGCTGAGAAGGCTGCTGATGAGAGCGAGAG AGGCATGAAGGTTATTGAGAACAGGGCCATGAAGGATGAGGAGAAGATGGAGCTGCAGGAGATCCAGCTGAAAGAGGCCAAGCACATCGCTGAGGAGGCTGACCGCAAATATGAGGAG GTGGCCCGTAAGCTGGTCATCATTGAGGGTGACCTGGAGCGTACAGAGGAGCGCGCTGAGCTGTCAGAAGG CAAATGCTCTGAGCTTGAGGAAGAGTTGAAAACTGTGACCAACAACCTGAAGTCACTGGAGGCCCAGGCTGAGAAG TACTCACAGAAGGAGGACAAGTATGAGGAGGAGATCAAGGTCCTCACCGACAAGCTGAAGGAG GCTGAGACTCGTGCTGAGTTCGCTGAGAGATCAGTAGCCAAGCTTGAGAAGACCATTGATGACTTGGAAG AGAAACTGTCACAAGCTAAAGAAGAGAACCTCGATATGCACCAGATGCTGGACCAGACTCTAATGGAACTGAATAATTTGTGA
- the tpm1 gene encoding tropomyosin alpha-1 chain isoform X7 yields the protein MDAIKKKMQMLKLDKENALDRAEQAESDKKAAEDRSKQLEDDLVALQKKLKGTEDELDKYSEALKDAQEKLELAEKKATDAEGDVASLNRRIQLVEEELDRAQERLATALTKLEEAEKAADESERGMKVIENRAMKDEEKMELQEIQLKEAKHIAEEADRKYEEVARKLVIIEGDLERTEERAELSEGRVRRAEDELRVLEQGMKSLNSSVTQYSQKEDKYEEEIKVLTDKLKEAETRAEFAERSVAKLEKTIDDLEEKLSQAKEENLDMHQMLDQTLMELNNL from the exons ATGGATGCCATCAAGAAGAAGATGCAGATGCTCAAGCTCGACAAGGAGAATGCCTTGGACAGAGCTGAGCAGGCTGAGTCAGACAAGAaagcagcagaggacagaagcaaaCAG CTTGAGGACGATTTGGTAGCTCTGCAGAAGAAGCTGAAGGGAACTGAGGATGAGTTGGACAAGTACTCCGAGGCTCTTAAAGATGCCCAGGAGAAACTTGAGCTGGCTGAGAAGAAAGCCACCGAT GCTGAGGGAGATGTCGCTTCCCTTAACAGACGTATCCAGCTGGTTGAGGAGGAGTTGGATCGTGCTCAGGAGCGTCTGGCAACTGCCCTGACCAAGCTGGAGGAAGCTGAGAAGGCTGCTGATGAGAGCGAGAG AGGCATGAAGGTTATTGAGAACAGGGCCATGAAGGATGAGGAGAAGATGGAGCTGCAGGAGATCCAGCTGAAAGAGGCCAAGCACATCGCTGAGGAGGCTGACCGCAAATATGAGGAG GTGGCCCGTAAGCTGGTCATCATTGAGGGTGACCTGGAGCGTACAGAGGAGCGCGCTGAGCTGTCAGAAGG AAGAGTTCGAAGAGCTGAGGATGAGCTAAGGGTTTTGGAGCAAGGCATGAAATCACTAAACTCCTCAGTCACACAG TACTCACAGAAGGAGGACAAGTATGAGGAGGAGATCAAGGTCCTCACCGACAAGCTGAAGGAG GCTGAGACTCGTGCTGAGTTCGCTGAGAGATCAGTAGCCAAGCTTGAGAAGACCATTGATGACTTGGAAG AGAAACTGTCACAAGCTAAAGAAGAGAACCTCGATATGCACCAGATGCTGGACCAGACTCTAATGGAACTGAATAATTTGTGA
- the tpm1 gene encoding tropomyosin alpha-1 chain isoform X1 has translation MDAIKKKMQMLKLDKENALDRAEQAESDKKAAEDRSKQLDDEIRELEKKLRVTEDERDKVFEEFQTAEEKLLTAEEVATKAEGDVASLNRRIQLVEEELDRAQERLATALTKLEEAEKAADESERGMKVIENRAMKDEEKMELQEIQLKEAKHIAEEADRKYEEVARKLVIIEGDLERTEERAELSEGKCSELEEELKTVTNNLKSLEAQAEKYSQKEDKYEEEIKVLTDKLKEAETRAEFAERSVAKLEKTIDDLEDKFFTPHQRRLLPAEQHLSALSSLLSIFPSLFVFAFLSSSCFLPHVKVNCITSLVQNPRIFLHCVKNKHPSFYVSCISLLCPFFLFLISIYFQMALIKPGSLDFKLCF, from the exons ATGGATGCCATCAAGAAGAAGATGCAGATGCTCAAGCTCGACAAGGAGAATGCCTTGGACAGAGCTGAGCAGGCTGAGTCAGACAAGAaagcagcagaggacagaagcaaaCAG TTAGACGACGAAATAAGAGAGTTGGAAAAGAAATTGCGTGTTACTGAAGACGAAAGAGATAAAGTGTTTGAGGAGTTCCAAACTGCTGAGGAAAAGCTGCTGACCGCTGAGGAGGTCGCCACCAAG GCTGAGGGAGATGTCGCTTCCCTTAACAGACGTATCCAGCTGGTTGAGGAGGAGTTGGATCGTGCTCAGGAGCGTCTGGCAACTGCCCTGACCAAGCTGGAGGAAGCTGAGAAGGCTGCTGATGAGAGCGAGAG AGGCATGAAGGTTATTGAGAACAGGGCCATGAAGGATGAGGAGAAGATGGAGCTGCAGGAGATCCAGCTGAAAGAGGCCAAGCACATCGCTGAGGAGGCTGACCGCAAATATGAGGAG GTGGCCCGTAAGCTGGTCATCATTGAGGGTGACCTGGAGCGTACAGAGGAGCGCGCTGAGCTGTCAGAAGG CAAATGCTCTGAGCTTGAGGAAGAGTTGAAAACTGTGACCAACAACCTGAAGTCACTGGAGGCCCAGGCTGAGAAG TACTCACAGAAGGAGGACAAGTATGAGGAGGAGATCAAGGTCCTCACCGACAAGCTGAAGGAG GCTGAGACTCGTGCTGAGTTCGCTGAGAGATCAGTAGCCAAGCTTGAGAAGACCATTGATGACTTGGAAG ATAAATTTTTTACACCTCATCAAAGACGTCTCCTGCCGGCTGAGCAGCATCTGTCTGCTCTCTCCAGCCTTCTCTCCATTTTCCCTTCCCTCTTTGTCTTtgctttcctttcctcctcatGTTTTCTTCCTCATGTCAAAGTTAATTGCATCACATCTCTTGTACAGAATCCTAGAATCTTTCTGcattgtgtaaaaaataaacacccTTCCTTCTATGTAAGCTGTATCTCTTTACtctgtcctttttttctctttttaatttctatttattttcaaatggcTCTAATAAAACCAGGAagccttgattttaaattatgtttttga
- the tpm1 gene encoding tropomyosin alpha-1 chain isoform X9: MAGATSLEAVKRKIKFLQEQADGAEDRAERLQRELLAERKAREQAEGDVASLNRRIQLVEEELDRAQERLATALTKLEEAEKAADESERGMKVIENRAMKDEEKMELQEIQLKEAKHIAEEADRKYEEVARKLVIIEGDLERTEERAELSEGKCSELEEELKTVTNNLKSLEAQAEKYSQKEDKYEEEIKVLTDKLKEAETRAEFAERSVAKLEKTIDDLEDELYAQKLKYKAISEELDHALNDMTSM; this comes from the exons ATGGCCGGAGCTACATCGCTGGAGGCAGTCAAACGAAAGATCAAATTCTTGCAAGAGCAGGCGGACGGTGCTGAGGACAGAGCCGAGAGATTACAGAGGGAGTTGCTTGCGGAGAGGAAAGCCAGGGAACAA GCTGAGGGAGATGTCGCTTCCCTTAACAGACGTATCCAGCTGGTTGAGGAGGAGTTGGATCGTGCTCAGGAGCGTCTGGCAACTGCCCTGACCAAGCTGGAGGAAGCTGAGAAGGCTGCTGATGAGAGCGAGAG AGGCATGAAGGTTATTGAGAACAGGGCCATGAAGGATGAGGAGAAGATGGAGCTGCAGGAGATCCAGCTGAAAGAGGCCAAGCACATCGCTGAGGAGGCTGACCGCAAATATGAGGAG GTGGCCCGTAAGCTGGTCATCATTGAGGGTGACCTGGAGCGTACAGAGGAGCGCGCTGAGCTGTCAGAAGG CAAATGCTCTGAGCTTGAGGAAGAGTTGAAAACTGTGACCAACAACCTGAAGTCACTGGAGGCCCAGGCTGAGAAG TACTCACAGAAGGAGGACAAGTATGAGGAGGAGATCAAGGTCCTCACCGACAAGCTGAAGGAG GCTGAGACTCGTGCTGAGTTCGCTGAGAGATCAGTAGCCAAGCTTGAGAAGACCATTGATGACTTGGAAG ATGAGTTGTATGCCCAGAAACTGAAGTACAAGGCCATCAGCGAGGAGCTGGACCACGCCCTCAACGACATGACTTCCATGTAA
- the tpm1 gene encoding tropomyosin alpha-1 chain isoform X13 has translation MDAIKKKMQMLKLDKENALDRAEQAESDKKAAEDRSKQLDDEIRELEKKLRVTEDERDKVFEEFQTAEEKLLTAEEVATKLEDDLVALQKKLKGTEDELDKYSEALKDAQEKLELAEKKATDAEGDVASLNRRIQLVEEELDRAQERLATALTKLEEAEKAADESERGMKVIENRAMKDEEKMELQEIQLKEAKHIAEEADRKYEEVARKLVIIEGDLERTEERAELSEGKCSELEEELKTVTNNLKSLEAQAEKYSQKEDKYEEEIKVLTDKLKEAETRAEFAERSVAKLEKTIDDLEEKLSQAKEENLDMHQMLDQTLMELNNL, from the exons ATGGATGCCATCAAGAAGAAGATGCAGATGCTCAAGCTCGACAAGGAGAATGCCTTGGACAGAGCTGAGCAGGCTGAGTCAGACAAGAaagcagcagaggacagaagcaaaCAG TTAGACGACGAAATAAGAGAGTTGGAAAAGAAATTGCGTGTTACTGAAGACGAAAGAGATAAAGTGTTTGAGGAGTTCCAAACTGCTGAGGAAAAGCTGCTGACCGCTGAGGAGGTCGCCACCAAG CTTGAGGACGATTTGGTAGCTCTGCAGAAGAAGCTGAAGGGAACTGAGGATGAGTTGGACAAGTACTCCGAGGCTCTTAAAGATGCCCAGGAGAAACTTGAGCTGGCTGAGAAGAAAGCCACCGAT GCTGAGGGAGATGTCGCTTCCCTTAACAGACGTATCCAGCTGGTTGAGGAGGAGTTGGATCGTGCTCAGGAGCGTCTGGCAACTGCCCTGACCAAGCTGGAGGAAGCTGAGAAGGCTGCTGATGAGAGCGAGAG AGGCATGAAGGTTATTGAGAACAGGGCCATGAAGGATGAGGAGAAGATGGAGCTGCAGGAGATCCAGCTGAAAGAGGCCAAGCACATCGCTGAGGAGGCTGACCGCAAATATGAGGAG GTGGCCCGTAAGCTGGTCATCATTGAGGGTGACCTGGAGCGTACAGAGGAGCGCGCTGAGCTGTCAGAAGG CAAATGCTCTGAGCTTGAGGAAGAGTTGAAAACTGTGACCAACAACCTGAAGTCACTGGAGGCCCAGGCTGAGAAG TACTCACAGAAGGAGGACAAGTATGAGGAGGAGATCAAGGTCCTCACCGACAAGCTGAAGGAG GCTGAGACTCGTGCTGAGTTCGCTGAGAGATCAGTAGCCAAGCTTGAGAAGACCATTGATGACTTGGAAG AGAAACTGTCACAAGCTAAAGAAGAGAACCTCGATATGCACCAGATGCTGGACCAGACTCTAATGGAACTGAATAATTTGTGA
- the tpm1 gene encoding tropomyosin alpha-1 chain isoform X4: protein MDAIKKKMQMLKLDKENALDRAEQAESDKKAAEDRSKQLDDEIRELEKKLRVTEDERDKVFEEFQTAEEKLLTAEEVATKAEGDVASLNRRIQLVEEELDRAQERLATALTKLEEAEKAADESERGMKVIENRAMKDEEKMELQEIQLKEAKHIAEEADRKYEEVARKLVIIEGDLERTEERAELSEGKCSELEEELKTVTNNLKSLEAQAEKYSQKEDKYEEEIKVLTDKLKEAETRAEFAERSVAKLEKTIDDLEDELYAQKLKYKAISEELDHALNDMTSM from the exons ATGGATGCCATCAAGAAGAAGATGCAGATGCTCAAGCTCGACAAGGAGAATGCCTTGGACAGAGCTGAGCAGGCTGAGTCAGACAAGAaagcagcagaggacagaagcaaaCAG TTAGACGACGAAATAAGAGAGTTGGAAAAGAAATTGCGTGTTACTGAAGACGAAAGAGATAAAGTGTTTGAGGAGTTCCAAACTGCTGAGGAAAAGCTGCTGACCGCTGAGGAGGTCGCCACCAAG GCTGAGGGAGATGTCGCTTCCCTTAACAGACGTATCCAGCTGGTTGAGGAGGAGTTGGATCGTGCTCAGGAGCGTCTGGCAACTGCCCTGACCAAGCTGGAGGAAGCTGAGAAGGCTGCTGATGAGAGCGAGAG AGGCATGAAGGTTATTGAGAACAGGGCCATGAAGGATGAGGAGAAGATGGAGCTGCAGGAGATCCAGCTGAAAGAGGCCAAGCACATCGCTGAGGAGGCTGACCGCAAATATGAGGAG GTGGCCCGTAAGCTGGTCATCATTGAGGGTGACCTGGAGCGTACAGAGGAGCGCGCTGAGCTGTCAGAAGG CAAATGCTCTGAGCTTGAGGAAGAGTTGAAAACTGTGACCAACAACCTGAAGTCACTGGAGGCCCAGGCTGAGAAG TACTCACAGAAGGAGGACAAGTATGAGGAGGAGATCAAGGTCCTCACCGACAAGCTGAAGGAG GCTGAGACTCGTGCTGAGTTCGCTGAGAGATCAGTAGCCAAGCTTGAGAAGACCATTGATGACTTGGAAG ATGAGTTGTATGCCCAGAAACTGAAGTACAAGGCCATCAGCGAGGAGCTGGACCACGCCCTCAACGACATGACTTCCATGTAA
- the tpm1 gene encoding tropomyosin alpha-1 chain isoform X8, translating into MDAIKKKMQMLKLDKENALDRAEQAESDKKAAEDRSKQLDDEIRELEKKLRVTEDERDKVFEEFQTAEEKLLTAEEVATKAEGDVASLNRRIQLVEEELDRAQERLATALTKLEEAEKAADESERGMKVIENRAMKDEEKMELQEIQLKEAKHIAEEADRKYEEVARKLVIIEGDLERTEERAELSEGRVRRAEDELRVLEQGMKSLNSSVTQYSQKEDKYEEEIKVLTDKLKEAETRAEFAERSVAKLEKTIDDLEEKLSQAKEENLDMHQMLDQTLMELNNL; encoded by the exons ATGGATGCCATCAAGAAGAAGATGCAGATGCTCAAGCTCGACAAGGAGAATGCCTTGGACAGAGCTGAGCAGGCTGAGTCAGACAAGAaagcagcagaggacagaagcaaaCAG TTAGACGACGAAATAAGAGAGTTGGAAAAGAAATTGCGTGTTACTGAAGACGAAAGAGATAAAGTGTTTGAGGAGTTCCAAACTGCTGAGGAAAAGCTGCTGACCGCTGAGGAGGTCGCCACCAAG GCTGAGGGAGATGTCGCTTCCCTTAACAGACGTATCCAGCTGGTTGAGGAGGAGTTGGATCGTGCTCAGGAGCGTCTGGCAACTGCCCTGACCAAGCTGGAGGAAGCTGAGAAGGCTGCTGATGAGAGCGAGAG AGGCATGAAGGTTATTGAGAACAGGGCCATGAAGGATGAGGAGAAGATGGAGCTGCAGGAGATCCAGCTGAAAGAGGCCAAGCACATCGCTGAGGAGGCTGACCGCAAATATGAGGAG GTGGCCCGTAAGCTGGTCATCATTGAGGGTGACCTGGAGCGTACAGAGGAGCGCGCTGAGCTGTCAGAAGG AAGAGTTCGAAGAGCTGAGGATGAGCTAAGGGTTTTGGAGCAAGGCATGAAATCACTAAACTCCTCAGTCACACAG TACTCACAGAAGGAGGACAAGTATGAGGAGGAGATCAAGGTCCTCACCGACAAGCTGAAGGAG GCTGAGACTCGTGCTGAGTTCGCTGAGAGATCAGTAGCCAAGCTTGAGAAGACCATTGATGACTTGGAAG AGAAACTGTCACAAGCTAAAGAAGAGAACCTCGATATGCACCAGATGCTGGACCAGACTCTAATGGAACTGAATAATTTGTGA
- the tpm1 gene encoding tropomyosin alpha-1 chain isoform X2 encodes MDAIKKKMQMLKLDKENALDRAEQAESDKKAAEDRSKQLEDDLVALQKKLKGTEDELDKYSEALKDAQEKLELAEKKATDAEGDVASLNRRIQLVEEELDRAQERLATALTKLEEAEKAADESERGMKVIENRAMKDEEKMELQEIQLKEAKHIAEEADRKYEEVARKLVIIEGDLERTEERAELSEGKCSELEEELKTVTNNLKSLEAQAEKYSQKEDKYEEEIKVLTDKLKEAETRAEFAERSVAKLEKTIDDLEDELYAQKLKYKAISEELDHALNDMTSI; translated from the exons ATGGATGCCATCAAGAAGAAGATGCAGATGCTCAAGCTCGACAAGGAGAATGCCTTGGACAGAGCTGAGCAGGCTGAGTCAGACAAGAaagcagcagaggacagaagcaaaCAG CTTGAGGACGATTTGGTAGCTCTGCAGAAGAAGCTGAAGGGAACTGAGGATGAGTTGGACAAGTACTCCGAGGCTCTTAAAGATGCCCAGGAGAAACTTGAGCTGGCTGAGAAGAAAGCCACCGAT GCTGAGGGAGATGTCGCTTCCCTTAACAGACGTATCCAGCTGGTTGAGGAGGAGTTGGATCGTGCTCAGGAGCGTCTGGCAACTGCCCTGACCAAGCTGGAGGAAGCTGAGAAGGCTGCTGATGAGAGCGAGAG AGGCATGAAGGTTATTGAGAACAGGGCCATGAAGGATGAGGAGAAGATGGAGCTGCAGGAGATCCAGCTGAAAGAGGCCAAGCACATCGCTGAGGAGGCTGACCGCAAATATGAGGAG GTGGCCCGTAAGCTGGTCATCATTGAGGGTGACCTGGAGCGTACAGAGGAGCGCGCTGAGCTGTCAGAAGG CAAATGCTCTGAGCTTGAGGAAGAGTTGAAAACTGTGACCAACAACCTGAAGTCACTGGAGGCCCAGGCTGAGAAG TACTCACAGAAGGAGGACAAGTATGAGGAGGAGATCAAGGTCCTCACCGACAAGCTGAAGGAG GCTGAGACTCGTGCTGAGTTCGCTGAGAGATCAGTAGCCAAGCTTGAGAAGACCATTGATGACTTGGAAG ATGAGTTGTATGCCCAGAAACTGAAGTACAAGGCCATCAGCGAGGAGCTGGACCACGCCCTCAACGACATGACTTCCAT ATAA
- the tpm1 gene encoding tropomyosin alpha-1 chain isoform X11, with product MAGATSLEAVKRKIKFLQEQADGAEDRAERLQRELLAERKAREQAEGDVASLNRRIQLVEEELDRAQERLATALTKLEEAEKAADESERGMKVIENRAMKDEEKMELQEIQLKEAKHIAEEADRKYEEVARKLVIIEGDLERTEERAELSEGRVRRAEDELRVLEQGMKSLNSSVTQYSQKEDKYEEEIKVLTDKLKEAETRAEFAERSVAKLEKTIDDLEDELYAQKLKYKAISEELDHALNDMTSM from the exons ATGGCCGGAGCTACATCGCTGGAGGCAGTCAAACGAAAGATCAAATTCTTGCAAGAGCAGGCGGACGGTGCTGAGGACAGAGCCGAGAGATTACAGAGGGAGTTGCTTGCGGAGAGGAAAGCCAGGGAACAA GCTGAGGGAGATGTCGCTTCCCTTAACAGACGTATCCAGCTGGTTGAGGAGGAGTTGGATCGTGCTCAGGAGCGTCTGGCAACTGCCCTGACCAAGCTGGAGGAAGCTGAGAAGGCTGCTGATGAGAGCGAGAG AGGCATGAAGGTTATTGAGAACAGGGCCATGAAGGATGAGGAGAAGATGGAGCTGCAGGAGATCCAGCTGAAAGAGGCCAAGCACATCGCTGAGGAGGCTGACCGCAAATATGAGGAG GTGGCCCGTAAGCTGGTCATCATTGAGGGTGACCTGGAGCGTACAGAGGAGCGCGCTGAGCTGTCAGAAGG AAGAGTTCGAAGAGCTGAGGATGAGCTAAGGGTTTTGGAGCAAGGCATGAAATCACTAAACTCCTCAGTCACACAG TACTCACAGAAGGAGGACAAGTATGAGGAGGAGATCAAGGTCCTCACCGACAAGCTGAAGGAG GCTGAGACTCGTGCTGAGTTCGCTGAGAGATCAGTAGCCAAGCTTGAGAAGACCATTGATGACTTGGAAG ATGAGTTGTATGCCCAGAAACTGAAGTACAAGGCCATCAGCGAGGAGCTGGACCACGCCCTCAACGACATGACTTCCATGTAA
- the tpm1 gene encoding tropomyosin alpha-1 chain isoform X10, whose protein sequence is MAGATSLEAVKRKIKFLQEQADGAEDRAERLQRELLAERKAREQAEGDVASLNRRIQLVEEELDRAQERLATALTKLEEAEKAADESERGMKVIENRAMKDEEKMELQEIQLKEAKHIAEEADRKYEEVARKLVIIEGDLERTEERAELSEGKCSELEEELKTVTNNLKSLEAQAEKYSQKEDKYEEEIKVLTDKLKEAETRAEFAERSVAKLEKTIDDLEEKLSQAKEENLDMHQMLDQTLMELNNL, encoded by the exons ATGGCCGGAGCTACATCGCTGGAGGCAGTCAAACGAAAGATCAAATTCTTGCAAGAGCAGGCGGACGGTGCTGAGGACAGAGCCGAGAGATTACAGAGGGAGTTGCTTGCGGAGAGGAAAGCCAGGGAACAA GCTGAGGGAGATGTCGCTTCCCTTAACAGACGTATCCAGCTGGTTGAGGAGGAGTTGGATCGTGCTCAGGAGCGTCTGGCAACTGCCCTGACCAAGCTGGAGGAAGCTGAGAAGGCTGCTGATGAGAGCGAGAG AGGCATGAAGGTTATTGAGAACAGGGCCATGAAGGATGAGGAGAAGATGGAGCTGCAGGAGATCCAGCTGAAAGAGGCCAAGCACATCGCTGAGGAGGCTGACCGCAAATATGAGGAG GTGGCCCGTAAGCTGGTCATCATTGAGGGTGACCTGGAGCGTACAGAGGAGCGCGCTGAGCTGTCAGAAGG CAAATGCTCTGAGCTTGAGGAAGAGTTGAAAACTGTGACCAACAACCTGAAGTCACTGGAGGCCCAGGCTGAGAAG TACTCACAGAAGGAGGACAAGTATGAGGAGGAGATCAAGGTCCTCACCGACAAGCTGAAGGAG GCTGAGACTCGTGCTGAGTTCGCTGAGAGATCAGTAGCCAAGCTTGAGAAGACCATTGATGACTTGGAAG AGAAACTGTCACAAGCTAAAGAAGAGAACCTCGATATGCACCAGATGCTGGACCAGACTCTAATGGAACTGAATAATTTGTGA
- the tpm1 gene encoding tropomyosin alpha-1 chain isoform X3, whose translation MDAIKKKMQMLKLDKENALDRAEQAESDKKAAEDRSKQLEDDLVALQKKLKGTEDELDKYSEALKDAQEKLELAEKKATDAEGDVASLNRRIQLVEEELDRAQERLATALTKLEEAEKAADESERGMKVIENRAMKDEEKMELQEIQLKEAKHIAEEADRKYEEVARKLVIIEGDLERTEERAELSEGKCSELEEELKTVTNNLKSLEAQAEKYSQKEDKYEEEIKVLTDKLKEAETRAEFAERSVAKLEKTIDDLEEKLSQAKEENLDMHQMLDQTLMELNNL comes from the exons ATGGATGCCATCAAGAAGAAGATGCAGATGCTCAAGCTCGACAAGGAGAATGCCTTGGACAGAGCTGAGCAGGCTGAGTCAGACAAGAaagcagcagaggacagaagcaaaCAG CTTGAGGACGATTTGGTAGCTCTGCAGAAGAAGCTGAAGGGAACTGAGGATGAGTTGGACAAGTACTCCGAGGCTCTTAAAGATGCCCAGGAGAAACTTGAGCTGGCTGAGAAGAAAGCCACCGAT GCTGAGGGAGATGTCGCTTCCCTTAACAGACGTATCCAGCTGGTTGAGGAGGAGTTGGATCGTGCTCAGGAGCGTCTGGCAACTGCCCTGACCAAGCTGGAGGAAGCTGAGAAGGCTGCTGATGAGAGCGAGAG AGGCATGAAGGTTATTGAGAACAGGGCCATGAAGGATGAGGAGAAGATGGAGCTGCAGGAGATCCAGCTGAAAGAGGCCAAGCACATCGCTGAGGAGGCTGACCGCAAATATGAGGAG GTGGCCCGTAAGCTGGTCATCATTGAGGGTGACCTGGAGCGTACAGAGGAGCGCGCTGAGCTGTCAGAAGG CAAATGCTCTGAGCTTGAGGAAGAGTTGAAAACTGTGACCAACAACCTGAAGTCACTGGAGGCCCAGGCTGAGAAG TACTCACAGAAGGAGGACAAGTATGAGGAGGAGATCAAGGTCCTCACCGACAAGCTGAAGGAG GCTGAGACTCGTGCTGAGTTCGCTGAGAGATCAGTAGCCAAGCTTGAGAAGACCATTGATGACTTGGAAG AGAAACTGTCACAAGCTAAAGAAGAGAACCTCGATATGCACCAGATGCTGGACCAGACTCTAATGGAACTGAATAATTTGTGA
- the tpm1 gene encoding tropomyosin alpha-1 chain isoform X6 gives MDAIKKKMQMLKLDKENALDRAEQAESDKKAAEDRSKQLEDDLVALQKKLKGTEDELDKYSEALKDAQEKLELAEKKATDAEGDVASLNRRIQLVEEELDRAQERLATALTKLEEAEKAADESERGMKVIENRAMKDEEKMELQEIQLKEAKHIAEEADRKYEEVARKLVIIEGDLERTEERAELSEGRVRRAEDELRVLEQGMKSLNSSVTQYSQKEDKYEEEIKVLTDKLKEAETRAEFAERSVAKLEKTIDDLEDELYAQKLKYKAISEELDHALNDMTSM, from the exons ATGGATGCCATCAAGAAGAAGATGCAGATGCTCAAGCTCGACAAGGAGAATGCCTTGGACAGAGCTGAGCAGGCTGAGTCAGACAAGAaagcagcagaggacagaagcaaaCAG CTTGAGGACGATTTGGTAGCTCTGCAGAAGAAGCTGAAGGGAACTGAGGATGAGTTGGACAAGTACTCCGAGGCTCTTAAAGATGCCCAGGAGAAACTTGAGCTGGCTGAGAAGAAAGCCACCGAT GCTGAGGGAGATGTCGCTTCCCTTAACAGACGTATCCAGCTGGTTGAGGAGGAGTTGGATCGTGCTCAGGAGCGTCTGGCAACTGCCCTGACCAAGCTGGAGGAAGCTGAGAAGGCTGCTGATGAGAGCGAGAG AGGCATGAAGGTTATTGAGAACAGGGCCATGAAGGATGAGGAGAAGATGGAGCTGCAGGAGATCCAGCTGAAAGAGGCCAAGCACATCGCTGAGGAGGCTGACCGCAAATATGAGGAG GTGGCCCGTAAGCTGGTCATCATTGAGGGTGACCTGGAGCGTACAGAGGAGCGCGCTGAGCTGTCAGAAGG AAGAGTTCGAAGAGCTGAGGATGAGCTAAGGGTTTTGGAGCAAGGCATGAAATCACTAAACTCCTCAGTCACACAG TACTCACAGAAGGAGGACAAGTATGAGGAGGAGATCAAGGTCCTCACCGACAAGCTGAAGGAG GCTGAGACTCGTGCTGAGTTCGCTGAGAGATCAGTAGCCAAGCTTGAGAAGACCATTGATGACTTGGAAG ATGAGTTGTATGCCCAGAAACTGAAGTACAAGGCCATCAGCGAGGAGCTGGACCACGCCCTCAACGACATGACTTCCATGTAA